One window of the Halobacillus litoralis genome contains the following:
- the ppc gene encoding phosphoenolpyruvate carboxylase yields the protein MLGNILVHHGGEELLNKVETIRQLTKDLRKNPDPATYEQLKKEMQSLEPPMRSQVIRAFSIYFHLVNIAEQNHRVRRRREYQLREDHGAQPFSLESAVLNLKNNEFSKDVIQDVLDKLSLELIITAHPTEATKRTVLEIQKRIATILQQLDHPQMTLSEREDLQDSLQNEVTALWQTDELRERKPTVMDEVRNGLYYFDETLFDVLPDIHQELEARLEDHFPDEDWSVPNFLRFGSWIGGDRDGNPNVTPDLTWQTLQKQRKLVLKKYDAVLVELMKRFSHSSAQVTVTDELRDAIENEEPMLPKGKKWRVEREIYRRKFAIILERLRQVGQSEIGYESEEQLLDDLRQIRDSAKTHQPGKNELKKLRKLIRQVELFGFHLATLDIRNHSGEHESAVTELLRKVGIQNDYASLSEEKKLEVLQEVLKDPRPISLLNEDYSEATQEMLNVFQMIRKAHLEYGKRSIEVYLISMTESASDLLEVLVLAKEAGIYRLHADGTVESNLNIAPLLETVDDLVAGPEILKTLFEMDVYHKHLNKRSNHQEIMLGYSDGSKDGGTLTANWRLYKAQQEIHDMAREYNVGLKFFHGRGGSLGRGGGPLNRSLLSQPAETLGDGVKITEQGEVLSSRYLLRDIAYRSLEQGASTLLEGAANVSQESEQAYHREEAWEQALEDISEISLKKYQSLVFGDKDFLTYFNEATPLQEISELNIGSRPMKRKDSSKFENLRAIPWVFSWTQNRHLIPAWYASGTGLTEYADRSVEHLEKLQKMYQNWPFFRSTINNLQMALTKADIQTAKEYKALVNDEKLGERIFQNVVDEYDRTKDILLRITGDAELLDHQPTIKESVRLRNPYVDPLNFLQVELIKELRNVEDKNDNILTEVLLTISGIAAGLRNTG from the coding sequence ATGCTTGGTAACATTCTCGTCCATCATGGGGGAGAAGAACTGCTGAATAAAGTAGAAACGATACGTCAATTGACGAAAGACCTGCGTAAAAACCCAGATCCAGCAACTTATGAACAACTGAAAAAAGAAATGCAAAGCCTCGAACCACCAATGCGCTCCCAAGTCATCCGTGCATTCTCAATTTATTTCCACCTCGTAAACATTGCTGAGCAAAACCACCGAGTTCGCCGCCGTCGCGAATATCAACTGCGTGAAGATCATGGGGCACAACCATTCTCTCTAGAGAGCGCTGTCCTTAACTTGAAAAACAACGAATTTTCTAAAGATGTCATCCAGGATGTTCTGGACAAGCTATCCTTAGAGTTGATTATCACTGCTCACCCTACGGAAGCAACAAAACGGACAGTTTTAGAAATTCAAAAACGGATTGCCACCATTCTACAGCAGCTGGATCACCCGCAAATGACACTAAGTGAACGTGAAGATTTACAAGACAGTTTACAAAACGAAGTAACTGCCCTATGGCAAACTGACGAGCTTAGGGAACGCAAACCGACTGTCATGGATGAAGTGCGGAATGGCCTTTATTATTTCGATGAAACACTATTCGACGTACTTCCAGATATTCACCAGGAGCTTGAAGCCCGTTTGGAAGATCACTTTCCGGATGAAGATTGGTCTGTACCGAACTTCCTTCGCTTCGGATCATGGATAGGCGGTGACCGTGATGGAAACCCGAATGTAACACCTGACCTCACGTGGCAGACTCTGCAAAAACAACGCAAGCTCGTCCTGAAGAAATATGACGCAGTTCTTGTGGAATTGATGAAGCGTTTCAGCCATTCTTCCGCTCAAGTAACGGTCACAGATGAACTGAGGGACGCCATTGAAAACGAAGAACCAATGCTTCCTAAAGGGAAAAAATGGCGTGTCGAAAGAGAGATTTACCGCCGTAAATTCGCGATTATTTTAGAACGTTTACGTCAGGTCGGTCAATCAGAAATCGGCTATGAATCTGAAGAACAGTTACTTGATGACTTACGGCAAATTCGTGATAGTGCAAAAACTCACCAGCCTGGAAAGAATGAATTGAAAAAGCTGCGTAAGTTGATTCGTCAGGTAGAACTATTCGGTTTCCACTTAGCTACTTTGGATATCCGTAACCATAGCGGTGAACACGAATCAGCTGTAACGGAACTATTGCGTAAGGTAGGGATTCAGAATGATTATGCTTCCCTATCCGAAGAGAAAAAACTAGAGGTTCTTCAAGAGGTATTGAAAGACCCGCGTCCGATTTCCTTATTGAATGAAGACTATTCAGAAGCGACCCAAGAAATGTTGAACGTCTTCCAAATGATCCGCAAAGCACACTTGGAATACGGCAAACGCTCAATTGAAGTGTATCTGATCAGTATGACTGAGTCTGCAAGTGATCTATTGGAAGTTCTTGTGCTCGCCAAAGAAGCAGGTATTTATCGTCTTCACGCCGATGGTACTGTTGAAAGCAACCTTAATATTGCTCCATTATTAGAAACCGTCGATGACTTAGTGGCAGGTCCGGAAATTTTGAAAACATTGTTTGAAATGGATGTTTATCATAAACACTTGAACAAACGAAGCAATCACCAGGAAATTATGCTGGGGTATTCTGATGGCAGTAAAGACGGTGGTACACTAACCGCTAACTGGAGGTTGTACAAAGCCCAACAGGAAATTCACGATATGGCCCGCGAGTACAACGTAGGACTTAAGTTCTTCCACGGACGCGGCGGCTCATTAGGTCGCGGCGGCGGCCCATTAAACCGCAGCCTGCTTTCCCAGCCGGCTGAAACATTAGGCGATGGAGTGAAGATTACCGAGCAAGGTGAAGTACTATCCTCCCGTTACTTATTGAGGGATATCGCTTATCGCAGCCTCGAACAAGGTGCTTCTACTCTTCTTGAAGGCGCAGCGAATGTTTCACAAGAATCAGAGCAGGCTTACCATCGTGAAGAAGCATGGGAACAAGCGCTTGAAGATATTTCCGAAATTTCCCTGAAAAAATACCAGTCACTTGTGTTCGGGGATAAAGATTTCTTGACTTACTTCAACGAAGCAACCCCATTACAAGAAATAAGCGAATTGAACATCGGGTCCCGTCCGATGAAACGAAAAGACAGTTCAAAGTTCGAAAATTTAAGAGCGATCCCCTGGGTATTCTCCTGGACCCAGAACCGTCACCTGATTCCTGCATGGTACGCATCTGGGACAGGCTTGACAGAGTATGCTGATCGCAGTGTGGAGCATCTAGAGAAACTTCAAAAAATGTATCAGAATTGGCCGTTCTTCCGCTCCACCATCAACAACTTACAGATGGCTTTGACAAAAGCGGATATTCAAACAGCTAAAGAATACAAGGCTCTCGTTAATGACGAAAAGCTTGGCGAACGAATTTTCCAAAACGTCGTCGATGAGTATGACCGCACAAAGGATATTCTCCTCCGGATTACAGGAGATGCGGAACTGCTCGACCACCAGCCGACAATCAAAGAATCTGTCCGTCTGCGTAACCCTTACGTTGATCCACTCAACTTCTTGCAAGTGGAATTGATAAAAGAATTGCGCAACGTTGAAGATAAGAATGACAATATCCTGACAGAAGTATTGCTGACGATAAGTGGTATTGCGGCAGGACTGCGGAACACCGGTTGA
- a CDS encoding Glu/Leu/Phe/Val family dehydrogenase: MQRQQSIIEESLKAVMEDEEFLPDLKAQTRDQAYKSLVALLSTPNHIHKSFLRVALENGTIVRIPAFRVQHSDTVGPYKGGIRFHHSVNDEEVANLAKLMTLKNALHELPFGGGKGGVVINPKEYTVKELNLICKKYVQYFNDILGPDKDIPAPDVGTGEREMDWMMGEFKNIHPGEPYRNSFTGKSVVNGGSLGRREATGKGVYFTFRYMMHNFVKENKKWLGDTENIFAHAALDHVEKKSKIAVQGFGNLGSVAALEAYQCNYLQNKVVAVSDANVMLYNEDGLDIPALVKFTEDHDGELPKNEEELVECESKAEIKNRDDLLEMDVDVLILAALEDQIHEDNMEDIKAKIIVEGANGPITEKADTYLADKGVLIIPDILANAGGVIVSYYEWVQGREAQFLTEEEVFKRLYDKMKVTMDTILPQFFGDPFPLRQNCYIHSVMKLSTIMYRQGKLY, translated from the coding sequence ATGCAAAGGCAACAATCGATTATTGAAGAATCACTGAAAGCAGTCATGGAAGATGAGGAGTTTCTTCCTGATTTAAAGGCTCAGACCCGCGATCAGGCTTATAAGTCCTTAGTTGCGCTTCTTTCAACACCTAACCACATACATAAGTCCTTTTTGAGGGTAGCTTTAGAAAACGGGACCATTGTCCGTATTCCCGCATTCCGGGTCCAACACAGTGATACAGTGGGACCTTATAAAGGTGGTATCCGTTTTCACCATTCGGTAAACGATGAGGAGGTCGCTAATTTAGCCAAATTGATGACGTTGAAGAATGCATTGCATGAACTTCCTTTTGGTGGAGGAAAAGGCGGTGTAGTCATCAATCCGAAAGAATACACCGTCAAAGAGCTTAACTTGATTTGTAAAAAATATGTACAATATTTCAATGATATCCTCGGACCGGATAAAGATATACCGGCTCCGGATGTGGGCACAGGTGAAAGAGAAATGGACTGGATGATGGGGGAATTCAAAAACATTCACCCAGGAGAGCCGTATCGTAACAGTTTTACAGGAAAGAGTGTTGTAAATGGTGGTTCGCTCGGACGTCGTGAAGCCACTGGGAAAGGCGTGTATTTCACTTTCCGCTATATGATGCATAACTTTGTGAAAGAAAATAAAAAATGGTTAGGTGATACTGAAAATATTTTCGCTCATGCAGCTCTCGATCATGTTGAAAAGAAATCTAAAATTGCAGTGCAGGGTTTCGGTAACCTTGGGTCTGTGGCAGCCTTAGAGGCCTACCAGTGCAATTATCTTCAAAACAAAGTGGTAGCCGTAAGTGATGCGAATGTGATGCTGTACAATGAGGATGGACTTGATATCCCCGCGCTTGTTAAGTTCACTGAAGATCATGACGGTGAACTTCCTAAAAATGAAGAAGAGTTAGTAGAATGTGAATCGAAAGCAGAAATAAAAAATCGTGATGATCTATTGGAAATGGATGTAGATGTCCTTATTCTTGCAGCACTTGAGGACCAAATTCATGAAGACAATATGGAGGATATCAAAGCAAAAATCATTGTGGAAGGTGCCAATGGCCCGATTACAGAAAAAGCAGACACTTATTTAGCGGATAAAGGGGTATTGATTATTCCGGACATTCTAGCTAATGCCGGCGGTGTCATCGTTTCCTATTATGAATGGGTCCAGGGCAGAGAAGCCCAATTCCTGACTGAAGAAGAAGTGTTCAAACGCCTATACGATAAAATGAAAGTGACGATGGATACGATTTTACCGCAATTTTTCGGGGATCCGTTCCCGCTGCGTCAAAATTGTTATATCCATTCCGTCATGAAACTTTCTACAATCATGTATCGCCAGGGTAAACTATATTAA
- the fabI gene encoding enoyl-ACP reductase FabI: protein MEDLLKLKDKNIVVMGVANKRSLAWGVAKSLYQAGANLIFTYRKDRSRTKLEKLLEEDNLQAEAIIQCDVNSDESIQEAFRFIGEKVEVIHGICHSIAFAHAEDLKGDFLDTSRDGFAFAQDTSAYSLVAVAKASQPYMTEGGSLIAMSYLGAERVVEGYNVMGVAKASLEAAVRYLAADLGKNNIRVNAISAGAVRTLAAKGVPSFNEILRKIEATSPLKKNVTQEEVGDMTLAMMSHLSRGVTGEIVYVDSGYNILG from the coding sequence ATGGAAGACTTATTAAAATTGAAAGATAAAAATATCGTCGTCATGGGCGTGGCTAACAAAAGAAGCCTTGCGTGGGGTGTGGCTAAATCCCTTTATCAGGCAGGAGCCAATCTGATTTTTACATATCGTAAAGACCGCTCACGGACGAAGTTGGAGAAGCTTTTAGAAGAAGACAATTTGCAAGCGGAAGCAATCATCCAATGTGATGTGAACAGTGATGAAAGTATCCAAGAAGCTTTTCGATTCATTGGTGAAAAAGTTGAGGTCATTCATGGGATCTGTCATAGCATTGCTTTTGCTCATGCAGAGGATTTGAAAGGTGATTTTCTTGATACCTCCAGAGACGGTTTCGCTTTTGCTCAAGATACAAGCGCTTATTCGCTGGTTGCCGTCGCTAAAGCAAGTCAACCATACATGACAGAAGGTGGTTCACTGATTGCGATGAGTTATCTTGGTGCTGAACGTGTGGTAGAAGGATACAACGTCATGGGCGTGGCAAAAGCCTCCCTGGAAGCTGCAGTCAGATACTTAGCCGCTGACCTGGGTAAAAACAACATTCGTGTAAATGCTATTTCTGCGGGAGCTGTCCGTACTCTGGCAGCTAAAGGCGTCCCGTCCTTCAATGAGATTTTGCGTAAAATTGAAGCAACCTCGCCACTTAAAAAGAATGTTACACAAGAAGAAGTGGGCGACATGACACTTGCAATGATGAGTCACCTTTCCAGAGGCGTAACAGGTGAAATCGTATATGTGGATTCAGGCTATAACATTTTAGGATAA
- a CDS encoding diphthine--ammonia ligase, whose amino-acid sequence MSEKVIVSWSGGKDSALALHRMIEDRRYEVKGLISTTSETTGRLPIHEVKTTWLRKQADAVGLPLYEVPLPPDASNVIYENKLKEQWHTFKKEGIDTIVYADLFLEDIRKYRDQLLTKGGMKGHYPLWGKGTAKVTEDIIQLGYEALLTTVDTEVLDHKWLGHHYDRHFLTSISAEIDQCGEHGEFHTFVFAGPIFQNSVPVKGGEVFETMEGRFAHVELKGRQSGL is encoded by the coding sequence ATGTCTGAAAAAGTAATCGTATCCTGGAGTGGCGGAAAAGATAGCGCTCTTGCTCTGCATAGGATGATAGAAGATAGAAGGTACGAAGTGAAAGGTTTGATTTCAACAACCTCTGAAACAACGGGACGCTTGCCTATCCATGAAGTGAAGACAACATGGTTGCGCAAACAAGCGGATGCGGTCGGTCTTCCGCTCTATGAAGTTCCATTGCCTCCCGATGCGTCAAATGTGATATATGAAAACAAACTAAAGGAACAATGGCATACTTTCAAGAAGGAGGGAATAGACACTATTGTCTACGCAGATCTTTTCTTAGAAGATATAAGGAAGTATCGAGACCAGCTGTTAACAAAGGGTGGAATGAAGGGACATTACCCTTTGTGGGGAAAGGGTACAGCAAAAGTCACAGAAGATATTATTCAGCTTGGGTATGAGGCATTGTTGACAACTGTTGATACAGAGGTACTTGATCACAAATGGCTCGGCCATCACTATGATCGTCATTTTCTTACATCCATATCAGCCGAGATCGACCAGTGTGGAGAACATGGAGAATTCCATACATTTGTCTTTGCTGGTCCTATCTTTCAAAATTCTGTTCCCGTTAAGGGTGGGGAAGTCTTCGAAACGATGGAAGGAAGGTTTGCCCATGTCGAACTGAAGGGGAGACAGAGCGGGTTGTAA
- a CDS encoding C45 family autoproteolytic acyltransferase/hydolase, with protein sequence MKQIHSDLLQFRGTHYDFGVYQGNLLKKSLTVSNREKQWRVRKPRFTVQEEEVRDAITRFAPGVWDELLGLRDALEWPMERVMMEFGGYRIDYKRSGCSIMTGEGYFIRNYDYMPKTYEGRYSLFQPTDQGYAIIGPTQRITGRMDGMNEKGLVMGYNFMHRKRPGAGFICCMIGRLVLESCADVHEATEMLRNIPHRHSFSYTVFDSTNQSFVVEASPRGVEVRQSDVCTNHFEIMTKENRNHLVDSMKRMDVINSNRDQLKDAYEAFRLMNDTNRGVFSKLYSNWAGTIHTSGYLPQKLRSWFALGGDQQPVELDFMNWLEGKDICERKIYGEVDTDLPFAHMEDGAYWTGKK encoded by the coding sequence ATGAAACAAATACATAGTGACCTATTACAATTCCGGGGCACCCATTATGATTTTGGGGTCTACCAAGGGAATTTGTTAAAAAAGTCTTTAACTGTGAGTAATCGTGAAAAGCAATGGCGCGTTCGCAAACCGCGCTTTACTGTGCAGGAAGAAGAGGTGAGGGATGCAATCACCCGGTTCGCTCCTGGTGTATGGGATGAGCTGTTAGGACTTCGTGATGCGCTAGAGTGGCCAATGGAACGAGTCATGATGGAATTTGGAGGGTACCGAATCGACTACAAACGATCCGGGTGCTCGATCATGACGGGGGAGGGTTATTTCATCCGTAATTATGACTATATGCCTAAAACATATGAAGGGCGTTATAGTTTGTTCCAACCGACGGATCAAGGTTATGCAATTATCGGACCGACCCAGAGAATTACAGGACGGATGGATGGAATGAATGAAAAAGGACTTGTAATGGGATATAACTTTATGCACCGTAAACGTCCGGGTGCTGGCTTCATTTGCTGTATGATCGGTCGTTTGGTACTGGAATCATGCGCTGATGTTCACGAAGCAACGGAAATGCTCCGGAATATACCCCATCGTCATTCTTTCAGTTACACAGTATTCGATTCAACCAACCAGTCTTTTGTGGTCGAAGCTTCTCCGAGAGGTGTGGAAGTACGCCAATCTGATGTGTGTACAAATCATTTTGAAATCATGACTAAGGAAAACCGTAACCATCTCGTCGATTCGATGAAAAGAATGGATGTGATCAACTCAAATCGTGACCAGTTGAAAGACGCTTACGAAGCGTTCCGTTTGATGAACGATACAAATCGGGGTGTTTTTTCCAAGCTGTACAGCAACTGGGCGGGCACGATCCACACATCCGGCTATTTACCACAAAAGTTAAGGAGCTGGTTCGCCCTTGGCGGTGACCAGCAACCGGTTGAACTCGATTTTATGAACTGGTTGGAGGGCAAGGACATCTGTGAGCGGAAAATATACGGCGAAGTCGATACAGATCTACCTTTTGCACATATGGAAGATGGAGCTTACTGGACAGGGAAAAAGTGA
- a CDS encoding VC0807 family protein translates to MNNNRFVLLDLICYVVFPLAVWNITRDYIGDYYAMLLSSIPGIIYTIYRFKALKKVNFFGIYMIVTLVAGTLIDVLAGSALQLLWNNVIFAYVMAGVFLLTILIRRPIALYFALDFVELQGYDRGFSKKLFYKKELLRWFNLIVVAYIFQNVVLASVKVWLISEFGVEAFDKGIIIRQVINWGLTFAIIGGFFYIGKVIKNSPGLIHEVQKEVEQEKNKTREA, encoded by the coding sequence TTGAATAATAATCGGTTTGTTTTATTGGATTTGATTTGTTATGTCGTTTTTCCACTTGCTGTTTGGAATATCACCAGAGATTATATCGGTGATTATTATGCGATGTTACTATCATCAATACCGGGAATCATTTATACCATTTATCGTTTCAAAGCATTAAAGAAAGTGAACTTCTTTGGCATATATATGATTGTCACCCTCGTGGCCGGTACATTGATTGACGTGTTGGCGGGGTCTGCTTTGCAATTGCTCTGGAATAATGTCATCTTTGCTTATGTTATGGCTGGGGTCTTTCTTTTGACTATACTGATAAGAAGGCCGATTGCGCTTTATTTTGCTCTGGACTTCGTTGAGCTTCAAGGATACGATCGTGGCTTCAGTAAAAAGCTCTTTTATAAAAAAGAATTGCTCCGCTGGTTTAATTTGATTGTTGTTGCCTATATATTTCAAAACGTAGTGCTTGCGAGCGTTAAAGTTTGGCTCATATCAGAATTTGGGGTGGAAGCATTTGATAAGGGGATCATTATAAGGCAAGTAATCAATTGGGGACTTACATTTGCTATCATAGGAGGGTTTTTCTATATAGGAAAAGTTATTAAGAACTCCCCTGGACTAATCCATGAAGTTCAAAAAGAAGTGGAACAGGAAAAAAATAAGACGAGGGAAGCCTGA
- a CDS encoding NAD(P)/FAD-dependent oxidoreductase translates to MREVVILGGGYGGMNILHGLLDDLSEDVHITVIDRNPYHSLKTEFYTIAAGTESDRHARVDFPEHKQVDYVFYEIEKIDTENEKVLIKGGVEAIPYDYLLIGLGCEDNYHGIEGAREFTESVQTFSKARSAGYAINNLKAYGKVTVVGAGLSGIEVASEVRESRPDLNIRLLDRGETVLKAFDSKIQNYVEKWFKENGVEVIHGANVEYVEKDGVCNNGLCYINDVTVWTAGVRPNYLVRELPFEKDDQEKVIVNDFYQVPSHQNVYIVGDCASSEHSPSAQLAGQQGENAAEVLASVLKGRVPERPSHVKLKGALGSLGKNDGFGNMLQKPMTGVLPRLAKSGVLWLSKRH, encoded by the coding sequence ATGAGAGAAGTCGTTATTTTGGGGGGCGGCTATGGTGGTATGAATATTTTGCACGGACTGCTCGATGATTTATCAGAAGATGTACATATTACCGTAATCGACCGAAACCCATATCATTCATTAAAAACAGAATTCTACACCATAGCAGCTGGTACAGAATCCGACCGTCATGCACGAGTGGATTTTCCAGAGCACAAGCAAGTAGACTATGTTTTTTATGAAATTGAAAAAATCGATACAGAAAATGAAAAGGTACTGATTAAAGGTGGAGTAGAAGCTATTCCATATGATTACTTGCTCATCGGGCTTGGCTGTGAAGACAATTATCACGGTATCGAAGGTGCACGTGAATTTACAGAAAGTGTACAAACTTTCTCTAAGGCGAGAAGCGCTGGCTACGCTATTAACAATTTGAAAGCCTATGGAAAAGTAACCGTTGTCGGAGCAGGATTGAGCGGCATCGAAGTTGCTTCAGAAGTTCGTGAAAGCCGGCCTGATTTAAACATCCGTTTATTGGACCGTGGTGAAACTGTACTAAAAGCTTTCGATTCGAAGATTCAAAATTATGTTGAAAAATGGTTCAAAGAGAATGGCGTGGAAGTAATTCACGGCGCGAATGTCGAATATGTTGAAAAAGACGGCGTATGTAACAACGGCCTATGTTACATCAATGATGTGACTGTCTGGACAGCTGGTGTACGTCCGAACTACCTTGTACGTGAATTACCTTTTGAAAAAGATGACCAGGAAAAAGTGATTGTCAATGATTTTTACCAGGTCCCTTCCCATCAGAACGTTTACATTGTCGGAGATTGTGCTTCATCTGAACACTCTCCAAGTGCACAACTAGCAGGACAACAAGGTGAAAATGCAGCGGAAGTCCTCGCATCTGTTCTAAAAGGGCGAGTACCTGAACGTCCAAGTCATGTGAAGCTGAAAGGCGCACTCGGTTCTCTAGGAAAAAACGACGGTTTCGGCAATATGCTGCAAAAACCGATGACAG